One window from the genome of Toxotes jaculatrix isolate fToxJac2 chromosome 17, fToxJac2.pri, whole genome shotgun sequence encodes:
- the ky gene encoding kyphoscoliosis peptidase, whose product MSAEVAIQKFSFPFSCAARLTQQDEVTQKGCIQVKALELHGLQENPIIGEQSPVPVIGALVHKENQAQESPVPSPGGDRAAAQVLVCAEVSQSAALSRQSVLEKLTVESDDQRPAAKRQLSSESAARTISVVKKSAVRKEAEEQRHLKPKAHLGLKVTPFSAATGKRKRRKDLFTNSDVFHRLDAHVIRAGAELKEKCVYDVKTIVQSITRGARNELERLRAIWVWLCHNIEYDVNGYLGRSEKLSSPEEVIAAGRGVCCGYSNLCTEMCREVGIECQEVPGHSKGIGYRQGQSLKNVKSDHLWNAVLLGGQWFLLDACWGAGRVDMDNESFVKRFDDFYFLTDPEELIDSHFPDEEKWQLLERPIPLEEFERRVFKTSAFFKMGLRLIQPHHFHIVTDEGEANVSLGFSRPTTFTYEITQHQDLLHCGASEQRESTNSSFGLLTVSHRSMKLQLLPPASGTYDVKVFARPEADTTPLVWVCSFTVECQKPRAMEEIPENPFLSWGLQPVAGSLGIAGSSQGSEVAEVEGGVFELVLKTSRPLMVLCELVHPELDAAVAKRCLATQIQPDALTCHVLCSFHGFYRLSLFVRDYEKTEVKFQNAANFLLHCKGKVVGLDELFPPNLGSVCGPGTRTLEVGLSKFSHTTALVSTQQGKCNITFHNQRDLELHTVLSREENKTADVPLSRHLFCTYTDTKVTVSVSLPESGVYRLGLYARIAPGGDFNPMCDFVLRNSCDQRGPPFPCVYSAWRKGCVLFEPRVGLLEPLSWVRFRVRVPGAQRVSVVGETRADLKLNKSRVWEGEVFSGNGLQQLKLAASSGESSDLAVLMTFDIKQLEREV is encoded by the exons ATGTCAGCTGAAGTTGCAATTCAGAAgttctccttccccttctcctGTGCTGCACGCCTTACTCAGCAAGATGAGGTGACCCAGAAGGGATGCATACAGGTGAAGGCCCTGGAGCTTCATGGCCTCCAGGAGAATCCCATTATAGGCGAACAAAGCCCTGTTCCAGTGATAGGAGCTCTAGTGCATAAAGAAAACCAGGCCCAGGAGAGTCCAGTGCCTTCTCCTGGGGGAGACAGGGCAGCTGCCCAGGTACTGGTCTGTGCTGAAGTTTCCCAGAGTGCTGCGCTCTCCAGGCAAAGTGTGCTTGAGAAACTGACGGTGGAGAGTGATGATCAGCGTCCCGCAGCAAAGAGACAACTGTCATCTGAGAGCGCAGCCAGGACCATCTCTGTGGTGAAGAAGAGTGCAGTGAGGAAGGAGGCAGAAGAACAGAGGCACCTGAAACCGAAAGCACACCTGGGACTGAAGGTGACACCGTTCTCTGCAGCTACAGGGAAGAGGAAACGTCGAAAGGACCTTTTCACCAACTCTGATGTTTTCCACAGGCTTGATGCACATGTGATCAGGGCAGGAGCAGAG ctgaaggaaaagtgtgtgtatgatgtgaAGACAATAGTACAGAGCATCACACGAGGGGCCAGAAATGAGCTGGAGAGGCTTCGTGCCATCTGGGTCTGGTTGTGCCACAACATCG AATACGACGTGAACGGATACCTTGGCCGCTCAGAAAAGTTGAGCTCCCCAGAGGAGGTGATAGCAGCTGGTCGGGGTGTGTGCTGCGGCTACTCCAACCTCTGTACAGAGATGTGCAG AGAGGTGGGCATCGAGTGCCAAGAAGTGCCAGGCCACAGTAAGGGCATCGGGTACCGTCAGGGCCAGAGCCTCAAAAATGTGAAATCTGATCACCTGTGGAACGCTGTGCTTCTAGGAGGACAGTGGTTCCTGTTGGACGCCTGCTGGGGAGCAGGACGAGTAGATATGGACAACGAAAGCTTTGTCAAAAG GTTCGATGATTTCTATTTCTTAACggacccagaggagctgataGATTCGCACTTCCCCGATGAGGAGAAATGGCAGCTCCTGGAAAGGCCCATACCCCTGGAGGAGTTTGAGAGGAGGGTCTTCAAGACCTCAGCCTTCTTCAAAATGGGGCTCAGGCTAATTCAGCCTCATCATTTTCACATCGTCACAG ATGAAGGCGAGGCCAACGTGTCCCTCGGCTTCTCCAGACCTACCACTTTTACCTATGAGATCACACAGCACCAGGACCTTCTCCACTGTGGCGCTTCAGAGCAGAGGGAGTCCACCAACTCCTCCTTTGGCCTCCTGACTGTCTCCCATCGCAGtatgaagctgcagctcctgcCTCCTGCGAGCGGCACATATGATGTGAAGGTTTTTGCCAGACCTGAAGCAGACACCACACCTCTGGTCTGGGTCTGCTCCTTCACAGTCGAGTGTCAGAAGCCTCGGGCCATGGAGGAGATCCCGGAGAACCCCTTTTTGTCTTGGGGCCTGCAGCCTGTTGCAGGATCTCTGGGCATTGCAGGCAGCAGCCAGGGCAGCGAGGTTGCTGAGGTGGAAGGTGGTGTCTTTGAGTTGGTGTTGAAGACGTCCAGGCCTCTGATGGTGCTGTGTGAACTGGTCCACCCAGAGCTGGACGCAGCTGTTGCCAAGCGCTGCCTTGCTACTCAGATTCAGCCAGATGCTCTGACCTGCCACGTCCTGTGCTCCTTCCATGGCTTCTACCGACTGTCATTGTTTGTGAGGGACTATGAGAAAACAGAAGTCAAGTTCCAAAATGCTGCAAACTTCCTGTTGCACTGCAAAGGGAAGGTGGTCGGACTGGATGAGCTCTTCCCTCCTAACTTGGGCTCGGTGTGTGGCCCAGGGACCCGCACGTTGGAGGTGGGGCTGTCCAAATTCAGCCACACAACGGCGCTGGTGAGCACGCAGCAAGGCAAGTGTAACATCACCTTCCACAACCAGCGGGACCTTGAACTTCACACTGTGCTCAGCAGAGAagagaacaaaacagcagatgttCCGCTTTCACGCCACCTCttctgcacatacacagacaccaaGGTGACGGTGAGCGTCAGCCTACCTGAATCTGGGGTGTATCGGCTGGGCCTGTACGCCAGGATCGCCCCTGGTGGAGATTTCAACCCCATGTGTGACTTTGTTCTGAGGAACAGCTGTGATCAGCGGGGGCCTCCGTTCCCCTGCGTCTACTCAGCCTGGAGGAAGGGCTGTGTGCTCTTTGAGCCTCGCGTGGGCCTGCTGGAGCCCCTCTCCTGGGTCCGCTTCAGGGTGAGGGTCCCTGGGGCCCAGAGGGTGAGTGTGGTGGGAGAAACGCGTGCTGATCTGAAACTGAACAAGAGCAGAGTCTGGGAGGGCGAGGTTTTCAGTGGAAACGGTCTCCAACAACTGAAACTGGCAGCCTCCTCAGGGGAGTCCAGTGACTTGGCTGTTCTGATGACCTTTGACATCAAACAGTTGGAGAGAGAAGTGTGA